Proteins encoded in a region of the Dethiosulfovibrio russensis genome:
- a CDS encoding acyl-CoA dehydratase activase, which yields MLTIGVDIGSVGTKAVLFDGDIVDRHLEPTGWNPSEAGHRAMESLLKRNSLSPGRIDCVVSTGYGRKSFAEVDKAVTEITCHARGAHFMDPEVRTVLDIGGQDSKVIVLDDHGRVLDFMMNDKCAAGTGRFLQVMATLLEYSIEEFGAVDPDGEMQKISSMCTVFAESEVVSHLAKGVSKNAVALGLLESVAVRASSMLGRLGIKPVVGFTGGVSRCPSLVSLLEGQLNCDVRTYGDSHYAGALGSALIASEL from the coding sequence TTGCTGACCATAGGTGTCGATATAGGGTCGGTGGGAACCAAGGCAGTTCTGTTCGACGGAGACATAGTGGACCGGCATCTTGAGCCCACCGGTTGGAATCCCTCAGAGGCGGGGCATAGGGCCATGGAGTCCTTATTGAAAAGGAACTCGCTGTCGCCAGGCAGGATCGACTGTGTGGTCTCCACCGGATACGGCAGAAAGTCCTTCGCGGAGGTGGATAAGGCGGTCACGGAGATAACCTGCCATGCCAGGGGGGCCCACTTTATGGACCCGGAGGTCCGTACCGTTCTGGACATAGGAGGTCAGGACAGCAAGGTTATAGTCCTGGACGATCACGGTAGGGTCTTGGACTTCATGATGAACGATAAATGCGCCGCCGGTACCGGCCGTTTCCTCCAGGTAATGGCGACCTTGCTGGAGTATTCCATAGAGGAATTCGGGGCGGTAGATCCGGATGGAGAAATGCAGAAGATCTCCAGTATGTGCACCGTCTTCGCCGAGTCGGAAGTCGTCAGCCATCTGGCCAAAGGAGTCAGTAAGAATGCGGTGGCCTTGGGGTTGCTCGAATCGGTGGCGGTCAGGGCTTCCTCCATGTTGGGCCGTCTGGGGATAAAGCCCGTCGTGGGCTTTACCGGCGGGGTTTCCCGCTGTCCTTCCCTGGTCTCTCTTCTGGAGGGGCAGCTGAACTGCGACGTTAGAACTTACGGAGACTCTCATTACGCCGGAGCCCTTGGCTCCGCTCTGATAGCCTCCGAGCTGTGA